A section of the Deltaproteobacteria bacterium genome encodes:
- a CDS encoding ATP-sensitive inward rectifier potassium channel 10, whose product MANGQWIHPITGRTRGWASAIKRARNRDRTRVLERHDAEFWLVDRDATREGSQELALPPRACKITRMPRAPEPRAPGQLSYKIRVVGDRPHFRDLYHALLQMPWWGALGVIAGVYLGLNALFALAYLWTGGIANAAPGSFVDAFYFSVQTMGTIGYGWMYPTTHAANTLVVIESMCGLIVTALATGLVFVRFSLTRGRIAFSHQVAIGILDGVPTLQIRIGNDRRNQIFDAQIRLTLVTSALTTEGSRFYRTADLALLRGQATSLFRAWNVQHVIDETSPLHGLGPEGLAKVEGELTVTVSGTDETSLQPVYARMTYEADRVVWGARLADVLSEEPGGGDLVLDLRKFHELVPTVPTPAFPHPSRPADRP is encoded by the coding sequence ATGGCGAATGGGCAGTGGATCCATCCGATCACTGGGAGGACTCGGGGCTGGGCATCGGCCATCAAGCGAGCCCGAAATCGAGACCGGACGCGGGTGCTGGAACGCCACGACGCTGAGTTCTGGCTCGTCGACAGAGATGCCACTCGCGAGGGCAGTCAAGAACTGGCGCTCCCGCCTCGCGCCTGCAAAATCACCCGCATGCCACGTGCTCCTGAGCCGCGGGCCCCAGGACAGCTGTCGTACAAGATCCGGGTCGTCGGCGACCGGCCGCATTTTCGCGACCTGTACCACGCGCTCCTCCAGATGCCGTGGTGGGGCGCGCTCGGGGTCATCGCCGGCGTCTATCTGGGGCTCAACGCCCTCTTCGCGCTCGCGTACCTCTGGACGGGCGGCATTGCGAATGCGGCGCCTGGCTCGTTCGTCGACGCCTTCTACTTCAGCGTCCAAACCATGGGCACCATCGGCTACGGCTGGATGTACCCGACCACCCACGCGGCGAACACGTTGGTCGTCATCGAGTCGATGTGCGGGCTGATCGTCACCGCGCTCGCCACGGGTTTGGTCTTCGTGCGGTTCTCGCTCACGCGAGGACGCATTGCCTTCTCGCACCAGGTCGCGATCGGCATCCTCGACGGCGTCCCGACGCTGCAAATCCGAATCGGCAACGACCGCCGGAACCAAATCTTCGACGCCCAGATTCGGTTGACGCTGGTCACCTCCGCGCTCACGACCGAGGGCAGCCGCTTCTACCGCACCGCGGACCTCGCGCTGTTGCGGGGTCAGGCGACGTCTCTCTTCCGCGCTTGGAATGTGCAGCACGTCATCGACGAAACGAGCCCGCTGCATGGGCTCGGCCCCGAGGGGCTCGCGAAGGTGGAGGGCGAGCTCACGGTCACCGTCTCGGGCACCGACGAGACCTCGCTGCAGCCGGTCTACGCGCGCATGACGTACGAGGCCGACCGCGTGGTCTGGGGCGCGCGCCTCGCTGACGTGCTGTCGGAAGAGCCGGGCGGCGGCGACCTCGTGCTCGACCTGCGCAAGTTCCACGAGCTCGTGCCGACGGTGCCGACGCCGGCGTTCCCGCATCCGTCGAGGCCTGCGGACCGACCGTAG
- a CDS encoding DUF1877 family protein, whose amino-acid sequence MSMPVTFYALTAEQARAYRSAFDAAMKPRPVEPIASRAEDDWGDVLGATEATSTEDILEESAEVAQLDWEAFGLSFLLHRAANVVYEPAKLIDEVFGKDLGVGLNPNGTMHNQNLLSPAQVLAASTFLARFDAPALRGHFDPLEMQKQVVHPMESWNEPGMLDSLLAARDTVGNFFAHAAKAGASVVVTVAI is encoded by the coding sequence ATGAGCATGCCGGTCACGTTCTACGCGCTCACCGCCGAGCAAGCGCGGGCCTACCGCTCCGCGTTCGACGCCGCGATGAAGCCGCGTCCGGTGGAGCCCATCGCCTCGCGCGCCGAGGACGATTGGGGAGACGTGCTGGGTGCCACCGAGGCCACGTCGACGGAAGACATCCTGGAGGAATCCGCGGAGGTGGCGCAGCTCGACTGGGAGGCGTTCGGCTTGAGCTTCCTGCTGCACCGCGCCGCCAACGTGGTCTACGAACCGGCCAAGCTCATCGACGAGGTCTTCGGCAAGGACCTGGGCGTGGGCCTGAACCCGAACGGCACGATGCACAACCAGAACCTGCTCTCCCCGGCGCAGGTCTTGGCGGCGAGCACGTTCTTGGCGCGCTTCGACGCGCCTGCGCTTCGCGGGCACTTTGATCCCCTGGAGATGCAGAAGCAGGTCGTCCATCCGATGGAGAGCTGGAACGAGCCGGGCATGCTCGACAGCCTGCTCGCTGCGCGGGACACGGTGGGGAACTTCTTTGCGCACGCGGCGAAGGCCGGCGCGTCGGTGGTGGTGACGGTCGCAATCTGA